A genome region from Natronosalvus rutilus includes the following:
- a CDS encoding NUDIX domain-containing protein, with translation MNQPPSFCPYCGSPVEGVDSPMHSRVETSMVYRCESCDDYVFYNPTPGGSAVVVDGDALLLVEDFRASGEWKLPSGRVELGESMREGVARELEEETGLVVDPNDLVYFHDEAGEPVPEQYMVNVEYAVPRSKTSGTLEARSDATDARFFTPDDFESSASVLRESHVDRFGDESLPWLLGEARSALDTRSNASR, from the coding sequence ATGAATCAACCACCATCGTTCTGCCCCTACTGTGGGTCGCCGGTTGAGGGCGTCGATTCGCCGATGCACTCGAGGGTCGAGACGTCGATGGTCTACCGCTGCGAGTCGTGCGACGACTACGTCTTCTACAACCCAACGCCGGGCGGGAGCGCTGTCGTCGTCGACGGCGACGCCCTGCTCCTAGTCGAGGACTTTCGCGCCTCGGGGGAGTGGAAACTGCCGTCCGGACGAGTCGAACTCGGCGAATCGATGCGGGAAGGCGTCGCCCGCGAACTCGAGGAGGAAACCGGACTCGTCGTCGACCCCAACGACCTCGTGTATTTCCACGACGAGGCGGGAGAACCGGTTCCGGAACAGTACATGGTGAACGTCGAGTACGCCGTCCCTCGTTCGAAGACGAGCGGGACCCTCGAGGCCAGGTCAGACGCGACGGACGCCCGCTTTTTCACCCCCGACGACTTCGAGTCCTCGGCGTCCGTCCTCAGGGAGTCACACGTGGACCGGTTCGGTGACGAGAGTTTGCCGTGGCTCCTCGGGGAGGCCAGGTCGGCACTCGATACGCGGTCGAACGCCTCGCGCTAA
- a CDS encoding DUF5800 family protein → MTTLAFDDAGVDVVYEGTEFRLERALIEEAVGKPYPEVTDHEVLQMVAEQPNLQGEPRRIADII, encoded by the coding sequence ATGACCACACTCGCGTTCGACGATGCTGGCGTCGACGTCGTCTACGAAGGAACCGAGTTTCGCCTCGAGCGCGCCCTCATCGAGGAAGCCGTTGGAAAACCCTACCCCGAGGTGACCGACCACGAGGTGCTGCAGATGGTGGCCGAACAGCCGAATCTCCAAGGCGAACCGCGGCGTATCGCGGACATCATCTGA
- a CDS encoding polymer-forming cytoskeletal protein, whose protein sequence is MAFSSDPLDELVVPTGTEAEEHDLVTGGDVLVGGRSTVEFGVRGRNVLAGEGAEFGGSIEAEGDCRLDMWCEVADNVLVGEDAYLGERVHVGGELKVAGDLDIGDDVDIEEGFEANGWIVIRNPMPTIIFLFMYLKHLLLIGEEDAAQQLISEVVDDDAEPETEPLVIPRNATVSDDAWRVSTPARIGDDCRLHGNVRAETISVGTDGNVFGSLRARGDISVGEGTRIHGDVTTRDGAVALGPDVRVLGDVSCSDLELNPGAEVDGSIRASGEITMRTTERDLE, encoded by the coding sequence GTGGCGTTCAGTAGCGATCCGCTCGACGAACTCGTCGTGCCGACGGGGACGGAAGCCGAGGAGCACGACCTCGTAACCGGCGGCGACGTACTCGTCGGCGGTCGGTCGACGGTCGAGTTCGGCGTTCGCGGGCGAAACGTCCTCGCCGGTGAGGGCGCCGAGTTCGGCGGATCGATCGAAGCCGAGGGCGACTGTCGACTCGACATGTGGTGTGAGGTGGCCGACAACGTCCTCGTCGGCGAGGACGCCTACCTCGGTGAGCGCGTCCACGTCGGTGGCGAACTCAAGGTCGCGGGCGACCTCGACATCGGCGACGACGTCGACATCGAGGAGGGCTTCGAGGCAAACGGCTGGATCGTCATCCGCAACCCGATGCCGACGATCATCTTCCTGTTCATGTACCTCAAACACCTCCTCCTGATCGGCGAGGAGGACGCCGCCCAGCAACTCATCTCCGAGGTCGTCGACGACGACGCCGAACCCGAAACGGAACCGCTCGTCATCCCGCGGAACGCGACCGTCAGCGACGACGCCTGGCGGGTCTCGACGCCAGCCCGGATCGGCGACGACTGTCGACTCCACGGCAACGTCCGCGCGGAGACGATTTCCGTTGGGACCGACGGCAACGTCTTCGGCAGCCTCCGGGCTCGAGGCGACATCTCGGTCGGCGAAGGAACCCGCATCCACGGCGACGTGACGACTCGAGACGGCGCCGTCGCGCTCGGTCCCGACGTTCGTGTGCTGGGCGACGTCTCCTGTTCGGACCTCGAACTCAACCCCGGCGCGGAGGTCGACGGCTCGATCCGGGCCAGCGGCGAAATCACGATGCGGACGACGGAGCGCGACCTCGAGTAG